In Hyla sarda isolate aHylSar1 chromosome 9, aHylSar1.hap1, whole genome shotgun sequence, the following proteins share a genomic window:
- the LOC130292007 gene encoding olfactory receptor 6C74-like — protein MFLNQTHIRYFIINGITDVPELQLPIFLIVLLIYLITLGGNMTLLLLVCLDHRLHTPMYFFLGNLSIVDMSSSTITLHKTLSSFITRDKSVSYISCMIQMYMFGSLISHELLILAAMSYDRYVAICNPLRYHMVMNPKNCSLLASSCWVLGFLQIIPPVGILYSFSCYFSIEINHFFCDIVPLMRISCDDTSFLEKLLLIEGVLVFCLTPFLLTLFPYIFIINTILKIPGTIGKRKAFYTCSSHLTAVILLYITLIGQYLTPNLSSTLESKKYFALFNTVAVPMLNPLIYSLKNKDVKKAFRWTRGQVKKYLSECSLYFLSVISQRSESRL, from the coding sequence ATGTTTCTTAACCAGACGCATATCAGATACTTCATCATAAATGGGATCACTGATGTTCCAGAGCTTCAGCTTCCCATCTTCCTCATAGTTCTGCTGATCTATCTCATAACCCTTGGTGGTAACATGACCCTCCTCCTCTTAGTTTGTCTTGATCATCGTCTCCATACTCCTATGTATTTTTTCCTTGGTAACCTCTCCATAGTAGACATGTCGTCATCCACAATAACTCTACACAAGACCTTATCAAGTTTCATCACCCGGGACAAGTCTGTGTCTTATATTTCTTGTATGATACAGATGTACATGTTCGGGTCTTTGATAAGCCATGAGCTTCTCATATTGGCAGCTATGAGCTATGACCGATATGTGGCCATCTGTAACCCTTTACGGTATCATATGGTTATGAATCCTAAAAACTGTAGCCTATTGGCTTCATCCTGCTGGGTGTTGGGGTTTTTACAAATCATTCCACCAGTTGGGATCCTCTATAGTTTCTCTTGTTATTTTTCCATTGAAATCAACCACTTTTTCTGTGACATTGTTCCCCTGATGAGAATTTCCTGTGATGACACTTCTTTCTTAGAGAAGTTGTTGCTCATAGAAGGGGTGTTAGTTTTCTGCCTGACCCCATTCCTTCTCACATTATTTCCTTACATTTTTATCATAAACACCATATTAAAAATACCAGGTACCATTGGAAAACGTAAGGCCTTCTACACGTGTTCCTCTCACCTCACAGCTGTCATCTTACTCTACATAACCCTTATTGGACAATATCTGACACCAAACCTAAGTAGCACCTTGGAATCCAAAAAATATTTTGCTCTTTTTAACACAGTCGCCGTCCCTATGCTAAATCCATTGATCTATAGCTTGAAAAATAAAGACGTGAAAAAGGCTTTCAGATGGACCAGGGGGCAGGTGAAAAAATATTTATCAGAATGTTCTTTGTATTTTTTATCTGTAATATCTCAAAGGTCAGAGTCCAGGTTGTAG
- the LOC130292008 gene encoding olfactory receptor 6C74-like has protein sequence MFSNQTHIRYFIINGITDVPELQLPIFLLVLLIYLITLGGNMTLLLLVCVDHRLHSPMYFFLGNLSIVDMSSSTISLCKTLSSFITRDKSVSYISCMIQMYMFGSLMSNELLILAAMSYDRYVAICNPLRYHMVMDPKTCSLLASSCWVFSFLQIIPPVGILYSFSCYFSIEINHFFCDIVPLMRISCDDTSFLEKLLFIEAVLVFCLTPFFLTLFPYIFIINTILKIPGTIGRRKAFYTCSSHLTAVILLYITLIGQYLTPNLSSTLDSQKYFALFNTAAVPMLNPLIYSLKNKDVKKAFRWTRGQVKKYLSECSLYFLSVISQRSESRL, from the coding sequence ATGTTTTCTAACCAAACGCATATCAGATACTTCATCATAAATGGGATCACTGATGTTCCGGAGCTTCAGCTTCCCATCTTCCTCCTAGTTCTCCTGATCTATCTCATAACGCTTGGTGGTAACATGACCCTCCTCCTCTTGGTTTGTGTTGATCATCGTCTCCATAGTCCTATGTATTTTTTCCTTGGTAACCTCTCCATAGTAGACATGTCTTCTTCCACAATCAGTTTATGTAAGACCTTATCAAGTTTCATCACCCGGGACAAGTCTGTGTCTTATATTTCTTGTATGATACAGATGTACATGTTCGGGTCTTTGATGAGCAATGAGCTTCTCATATTGGCAGCTATGAGCTATGACAGATATGTGGCCATCTGTAACCCTTTACGGTATCACATGGTTATGGATCCTAAAACCTGTAGCCTATTGGCTTCATCCTGCTGGGTATTTAGTTTTTTACAAATCATTCCACCAGTTGGGATCCTCTATTCTTTCTCTTGTTATTTTTCCATTGAAATCAACCACTTTTTCTGTGACATTGTTCCCCTGATGAGAATTTCCTGTGATGACACTTCTTTCTTAGAGAAGTTGTTGTTCATAGAAGCAGTGTTAGTTTTCTGCCTGACCCCATTCTTTCTCACATTATTTCCTTACATTTTTATCATAAACACCATATTAAAAATACCAGGTACCATTGGAAGACGTAAGGCCTTCTACACGTGTTCCTCTCACCTCACAGCTGTCATCTTACTCTACATAACCCTTATTGGACAATATCTGACACCAAACCTAAGTAGCACCTTggactcccaaaaatattttgctCTTTTTAACACAGCCGCCGTCCCTATGCTAAATCCATTGATCTATAGCTTGAAAAATAAAGACGTGAAAAAGGCTTTCAGATGGACCCGGGGGCAGGTGAAAAAATATTTATCAGAATgttctttatattttttatctgTAATATCTCAAAGGTCAGAGTCCAGGTTGTAG